One window from the genome of Stegostoma tigrinum isolate sSteTig4 chromosome 27, sSteTig4.hap1, whole genome shotgun sequence encodes:
- the emc6 gene encoding ER membrane protein complex subunit 6, with amino-acid sequence MAAVGFKREGPQFISELAVRGNAAILDYCRTSVSALSGATAGILGLTALTGFIFYFVASFLLSVLLIVKAGRRWSKYFKSRRPLFTGGLVGGLFTYILFWTFLYGMVHVY; translated from the coding sequence ATGGCTGCAGTGGGTTTTAAACGAGAAGGTCCACAGTTTATCAGTGAGTTAGCAGTGCGAGGAAATGCTGCGATCCTGGACTATTGCCGTACATCTGTGTCTGCACTGTCAGGTGCCACCGCTGGGATCCTGGGGCTGACAGCACTGACGGGTTTCATCTTCTATTTTGTTGCCTCCTTCCTCCTCTCTGTgctgctgattgtaaaagctgGGCGTCGCTGGAGCAAGTACTTCAAATCCCGCCGCCCTCTCTTCACTGGAGGCCTTGTCGGTGGCCTCTTCACCTACATCCTGTTCTGGACCTTCCTGTATGGGATGGTACACGTTTACTGA